The following proteins are encoded in a genomic region of Streptomyces sp. NBC_01723:
- the mreD gene encoding rod shape-determining protein MreD, with product MRVNRILLSVALVVVALVIQVSVLARLHLPGAVPDLLLLTVLGLALVYGHVGGALVGFGAGLLADLAPPADHAAGRYALVLCVIGYLAGLAKPDNGRLRSATGPMVVVVAAAVGTTLLYAGVGALVGDTAARHVGLPSLLFTAALYDLLLTPFVVPGVMALARRADNDPLADTNAAAQSPDISSGWLSGGTGLRIGRQRGGLRMKTARARVARAGRIKGVKRL from the coding sequence ATGCGCGTCAACCGGATCCTGCTGTCCGTCGCCCTGGTCGTCGTCGCCCTGGTGATCCAGGTCAGCGTTCTCGCCCGCCTCCACCTGCCCGGCGCCGTCCCCGACCTGCTGCTGCTCACCGTCCTCGGCCTCGCCCTGGTCTACGGCCACGTCGGCGGCGCCCTCGTCGGCTTCGGCGCCGGACTCCTCGCCGACCTCGCCCCGCCCGCCGACCACGCGGCCGGACGCTACGCCCTGGTGCTCTGTGTCATCGGCTACCTCGCCGGACTCGCCAAACCGGACAACGGCCGGCTCAGGTCGGCCACCGGTCCCATGGTCGTGGTCGTCGCCGCCGCCGTCGGCACCACCCTGCTCTACGCCGGCGTCGGCGCCCTGGTCGGCGACACCGCCGCCCGCCACGTCGGCCTGCCCAGCCTGCTGTTCACGGCGGCCCTGTACGACCTGCTGCTCACGCCCTTCGTCGTCCCCGGCGTCATGGCGCTCGCCCGGCGCGCCGACAACGACCCGCTGGCCGACACCAACGCCGCCGCCCAGAGCCCCGACATCTCCTCCGGCTGGCTCTCCGGCGGCACCGGCCTGCGCATCGGCAGACAGCGCGGCGGGCTGCGGATGAAGACCGCGCGGGCACGCGTGGCCCGGGCCGGACGCATCAAGGGGGTCAAGCGGCTGTGA
- the mreC gene encoding rod shape-determining protein MreC: MRDTKESRLLLVLLIAVAFALITVDIRGGEDSPVDGARQAAANVFGPIENGVSSAVDPVGNAVSAIRDSGDRHDRLAELETQNAALKAKLGSDERGRSRLQQFDKMLGLAGAGQYGIKGAQVIAIGAAQGFSWTITIDVGANDGIKRDMTVLNGDGLVGRVTTVGPNTATVLLANDPDFTVGTRMESGDELGFAAGQGGRPLRVELLNGKADVKKGDRLVTFGSQADKPFVPGVPVGTVSRVDPNGGDLTRILEVTPFVSFTKLDIIGVVVQAPQKDPRDTVLPEKSKPKPTPTVTVTATPSAGADPEGQTQNGQDEQSQQDEQSQDEQSQQDLQSQQNDQTEQNEQTEQ; the protein is encoded by the coding sequence GTGAGGGACACGAAAGAGAGCCGGCTGCTCCTGGTACTGCTGATCGCCGTCGCGTTCGCGCTGATCACGGTGGACATCCGCGGTGGGGAGGACTCGCCGGTCGACGGTGCCCGGCAGGCCGCGGCCAACGTCTTCGGTCCGATCGAGAACGGGGTCTCCTCCGCGGTCGACCCGGTGGGCAACGCGGTCTCCGCGATCCGCGACTCCGGCGACCGGCACGACCGCCTCGCCGAGCTGGAGACGCAGAACGCGGCCCTGAAGGCGAAACTCGGCAGCGACGAACGCGGCCGCAGCCGGCTCCAGCAGTTCGACAAGATGCTCGGACTGGCCGGCGCCGGACAGTACGGGATCAAGGGCGCCCAGGTCATCGCCATAGGAGCCGCCCAGGGCTTCTCGTGGACCATCACCATCGACGTCGGTGCCAATGACGGCATCAAGCGCGACATGACCGTCCTCAACGGCGACGGCCTCGTCGGACGCGTCACCACCGTCGGCCCGAACACCGCCACCGTGCTGCTCGCCAACGACCCGGACTTCACCGTCGGCACCCGGATGGAGTCCGGCGACGAGCTCGGCTTCGCCGCCGGACAGGGCGGCCGCCCGCTGCGGGTCGAACTCCTCAACGGGAAGGCCGACGTCAAGAAGGGCGACCGGCTGGTCACCTTCGGCTCCCAGGCCGACAAGCCCTTCGTGCCCGGCGTGCCCGTCGGCACCGTCTCCCGCGTCGACCCCAACGGCGGCGATCTGACCCGCATCCTCGAAGTCACGCCGTTCGTCAGCTTCACCAAGCTCGACATCATCGGCGTCGTCGTCCAGGCGCCGCAGAAGGATCCGCGCGACACGGTGCTGCCGGAGAAGTCGAAGCCGAAGCCCACCCCGACGGTGACGGTCACCGCGACCCCGTCCGCCGGGGCCGACCCCGAGGGCCAGACGCAGAACGGCCAGGACGAGCAGTCACAACAGGACGAGCAGTCGCAGGACGAGCAGTCGCAACAGGACCTGCAGTCACAGCAGAACGACCAGACAGAGCAGAACGAGCAGACCGAGCAGTAG
- a CDS encoding rod shape-determining protein, which yields MSFIGRDMAVDLGTANTLVYVRGRGIVLNEPSVVAINTNTGGILAVGAEAKKMIGRTPGNIVAVRPLKDGVIADFEITERMLRYFILKIHKRRYLARPRVVVCVPSGITGVERRAVIEASSQAGARQVHIIEEPMAAAIGSGLPVHEATGNMVVDIGGGTTEVAVISLGGIVTAQSIRVAGDELDNAIIQHVKKEYSLLLGERTAEQIKITIGSAYDLDSDEHTEIRGRDLVSGLPKTVVISAAEVRKAIEEPVNAIVDAVKTTLDKCPPELSGDIMDRGIVLTGGGALLRGLDERLRRETGMPIHIAEDPLDSVALGSGKCVEEFEALQQVLDASPRR from the coding sequence ATGTCGTTCATCGGCCGTGACATGGCTGTCGACCTCGGGACCGCCAACACGCTGGTGTACGTCAGGGGTCGCGGGATCGTACTCAACGAGCCGTCCGTCGTCGCGATCAACACCAACACCGGTGGCATCCTCGCGGTCGGCGCCGAAGCGAAGAAGATGATCGGGCGCACGCCCGGCAACATCGTTGCCGTGCGTCCGCTGAAGGACGGCGTCATCGCCGACTTCGAGATCACCGAGCGGATGCTCCGCTACTTCATCCTGAAGATCCACAAGCGGCGGTATCTGGCTCGTCCGCGGGTCGTCGTCTGTGTGCCCTCGGGCATCACGGGCGTCGAGCGCCGCGCCGTCATCGAGGCGTCGTCCCAGGCCGGCGCCCGGCAGGTGCACATCATCGAGGAGCCCATGGCCGCGGCCATCGGCTCCGGCCTGCCCGTCCACGAGGCCACGGGCAACATGGTGGTGGACATCGGCGGCGGCACCACGGAGGTCGCGGTCATCTCGCTCGGCGGCATCGTCACGGCCCAGTCCATCCGCGTCGCGGGTGACGAGCTGGACAACGCGATCATCCAGCACGTGAAGAAGGAGTACAGCCTTCTTCTGGGTGAGCGCACGGCCGAACAGATCAAGATCACGATCGGTTCGGCGTACGACCTCGACTCCGACGAGCACACCGAAATCCGCGGCCGGGACCTGGTCTCCGGCCTGCCCAAGACCGTCGTCATCTCCGCCGCCGAAGTGCGCAAGGCGATCGAGGAGCCGGTCAACGCGATCGTCGACGCCGTCAAGACGACCCTCGACAAGTGTCCGCCGGAGCTGTCCGGCGACATCATGGACCGGGGCATCGTCCTGACCGGTGGCGGCGCGCTGCTGCGCGGGCTCGACGAGCGGCTGCGCCGGGAGACCGGGATGCCGATCCACATCGCCGAGGACCCGCTCGACAGCGTGGCGCTCGGCAGCGGCAAGTGCGTCGAGGAGTTCGAGGCGCTCCAGCAGGTGCTGGACGCCTCGCCCCGCAGATGA
- the ndk gene encoding nucleoside-diphosphate kinase yields the protein MTQRSLVLLKPDAVRRGLTGEIISRIERKAGWQITALELRTLDGETLEQHYGEHKGKPFYEPLVEFMASGPVVALVVEGERVIEGVRALAGPTDPIAAAPGSIRGDYGVIVRENLIHASDSEESAERELKIFFPGRV from the coding sequence GTGACCCAGCGCAGCCTCGTCCTCCTCAAGCCCGACGCCGTCCGTCGTGGCCTGACCGGCGAGATCATCAGCCGTATCGAGCGCAAGGCCGGCTGGCAGATCACCGCGCTGGAACTGCGCACCCTGGACGGCGAGACCCTGGAGCAGCACTACGGCGAGCACAAGGGCAAGCCCTTCTACGAGCCGCTGGTCGAGTTCATGGCGTCCGGCCCGGTCGTCGCCCTGGTCGTCGAGGGCGAGCGGGTCATCGAGGGCGTGCGCGCGCTGGCCGGCCCGACCGACCCGATCGCCGCCGCCCCCGGCTCCATCCGCGGGGACTACGGCGTGATCGTCCGGGAGAACCTGATCCACGCCTCCGACTCCGAGGAGTCCGCCGAGCGCGAGCTGAAGATCTTCTTCCCGGGCCGGGTCTGA
- a CDS encoding DUF4233 domain-containing protein, with protein MRTLCASTLIGEVFVIGFAGLVAMKDPDLSTGTVWTVCGIAMFLCVALCGAVTRPGGVALGWALQIALIASGFVVPAMFFLGVAFAALWWASVHYGRKIDEAKARFAAQAEAAAPDAA; from the coding sequence GTGCGTACGCTCTGTGCTTCCACTCTGATCGGCGAGGTCTTCGTGATCGGCTTCGCCGGCCTGGTCGCGATGAAGGACCCGGACCTGTCCACGGGGACGGTGTGGACGGTCTGCGGCATCGCCATGTTCCTGTGCGTGGCGCTGTGCGGCGCCGTGACCCGGCCGGGCGGCGTCGCCCTCGGCTGGGCGCTCCAGATCGCGCTGATCGCCTCCGGCTTCGTCGTCCCGGCGATGTTCTTCCTGGGCGTCGCCTTCGCCGCCCTGTGGTGGGCCTCCGTGCACTACGGGCGGAAGATCGACGAGGCCAAGGCGAGATTCGCCGCCCAGGCCGAGGCGGCCGCGCCCGACGCCGCCTGA
- the folC gene encoding bifunctional tetrahydrofolate synthase/dihydrofolate synthase: MSDNPGDNDQPDPADSFEQIIAAETTRDPDLAVIEAGSRTLRTQGGPPQAEVPGRPEDPEVDKALREVEAELATRWGETKLEPSVARIAALMDVLGDPQRSYPSIHITGTNGKTSTARMIEALLGAFELRTGRYTSPHVQSVTERISLDGAPISAERFVETYEDIKPYVEMVDAQQEYRLSFFEVLTGMAYAAFADAPVDVAVVEVGMGGSWDATNVIDGDVAVVTPIDLDHTDRLGETPGEIATEKAGIVKQDATVILAQQPVDAAQVLLKKAVDVNATVAREGLEFGVVSRQVAVGGQLMTLRGLGGEYPEVYLPLHGAHQAHNAAVALAAVEAFFGVGAQRPEPLDVDTVRKAFAAVASPGRMEVVRRSPTVVLDAAHNPAGARVTAEAVGEAFEFSRLIGVVGASGDKNVRGFLEAFEPVFAEIVVTQNSSHRAMDADELAGIAVEVFGEDRVQVEPRLPDALEAAITLAEEEGEFAGGGVLVTGSVITVGEARLLLGRG, from the coding sequence GTGAGTGACAACCCCGGCGACAACGACCAGCCCGACCCCGCTGACTCCTTCGAGCAGATCATCGCGGCGGAGACCACCCGCGACCCCGACCTCGCCGTCATCGAGGCCGGCAGCCGCACCCTGCGCACCCAGGGCGGCCCCCCGCAGGCCGAGGTGCCCGGGCGTCCCGAGGACCCCGAGGTGGACAAGGCCCTGCGCGAGGTCGAGGCGGAGCTGGCGACCCGCTGGGGCGAGACCAAGCTGGAGCCGTCCGTCGCCCGGATCGCCGCGCTGATGGACGTGCTGGGCGACCCGCAGCGCTCGTACCCCTCCATCCACATCACGGGGACGAACGGCAAGACCTCCACCGCGCGCATGATCGAGGCCCTGCTCGGCGCCTTCGAGCTGCGCACCGGGCGCTACACCTCGCCGCACGTGCAGTCGGTCACCGAGCGGATCAGCCTGGACGGCGCCCCGATCTCCGCCGAGCGGTTCGTCGAGACGTACGAGGACATCAAGCCGTACGTGGAGATGGTCGACGCCCAGCAGGAGTACCGGCTGTCCTTCTTCGAGGTGCTGACGGGCATGGCGTACGCCGCGTTCGCCGACGCGCCCGTGGACGTCGCCGTCGTCGAGGTCGGTATGGGCGGCTCCTGGGACGCGACCAACGTCATCGACGGGGACGTCGCCGTCGTCACCCCCATCGACCTGGACCACACCGACCGACTGGGCGAGACGCCCGGCGAGATCGCGACCGAGAAGGCCGGCATCGTCAAGCAGGACGCCACCGTGATCCTGGCCCAGCAGCCGGTGGACGCGGCGCAGGTGCTGCTGAAGAAGGCCGTGGACGTCAACGCCACCGTCGCGCGCGAGGGACTCGAGTTCGGCGTGGTCTCCCGGCAGGTGGCCGTGGGCGGGCAGTTGATGACCCTGCGCGGCCTCGGCGGCGAGTACCCCGAGGTCTACCTGCCGCTGCACGGCGCCCACCAGGCGCACAACGCCGCCGTCGCGCTGGCCGCCGTCGAGGCGTTCTTCGGCGTGGGCGCGCAGCGTCCCGAGCCGCTGGACGTCGACACCGTCCGCAAGGCGTTCGCCGCCGTCGCCTCGCCCGGACGGATGGAGGTGGTGCGGCGCTCGCCGACCGTGGTGCTCGACGCCGCGCACAATCCGGCCGGCGCCCGGGTCACCGCGGAGGCCGTCGGAGAGGCGTTCGAGTTCAGCCGGCTCATCGGCGTGGTCGGCGCGAGCGGCGACAAGAACGTGCGGGGGTTCCTGGAGGCCTTCGAGCCGGTCTTCGCCGAGATCGTCGTCACCCAGAACTCCAGCCACCGCGCGATGGACGCCGACGAGCTGGCCGGGATCGCCGTCGAGGTGTTCGGCGAGGACCGCGTGCAGGTCGAGCCACGGCTGCCGGACGCCCTGGAGGCCGCGATCACGCTGGCCGAGGAGGAGGGCGAGTTCGCGGGCGGCGGTGTCCTCGTCACCGGTTCCGTCATCACCGTCGGCGAGGCCCGACTGCTCCTGGGGAGGGGCTGA
- a CDS encoding valine--tRNA ligase, which produces MTENSQQPQPAPTTELPTQYAPAEVEGKLYERWVERGYFEADAKSEKPPYTVVIPPPNVTGSLHLGHAFEHTLIDALTRRKRMQGYETLWQPGMDHAGIATQNVVERELAKEGKSRHDLGREAFVERVWQWKGESGGQISGQMRRLGDAVAWSRERFTMDEGLSQAVQTIFKRLYDDELIYRAERIINWCPRCLTAISDIEVEYQDDDGELVSMKYGEGDDTIVVATTRAETMLGDTAVAVHPEDERYKHLIGKLIRLPLTDRSIPVVADEHVDPEFGTGAVKVTPAHDPNDFEIGRRHDLPAIAVMDEHAVITAHGPFQGLDRLEARSAIVAALRADGRIVAEKRPYVHSVGHCSRCKTTIEPRLSMQWWVKVGPLAKAAGDAVRDGKVKIHPQEMEKRYFDWVDNLHDWCISRQLWWGHRIPVWYGPNGEVVCVGPDDEAPSGEGWTQDNDVLDTWFSSGLWPFSTLGWPEQTESLAKFYPNSVLVTGYDILFFWVARMMMFGLYAMDGTPPFHTIALHGMVRDQNGKKMSKSFGNVVNPLDWMDKYGSDALRFTLARGANPGTDVPIGEDWVQGSRNFANKIWNATRFALMNGATVEGPLPDASAMSSTDRWILSRLNTIVAEVDAYYEDYQFAKLSDALFHFAWDEVFDWYVELSKTTFQAGGEAAEVSKRVLGEVLDVTLRLLHPVVPFVTETLWTTLTGGESVVIADWPAAVSVPGADAPGGFRDADAEREIETVQSVITEVRRFRADQGLQPGQRVPARLTLAGSPLAAHEAAVRQLLRLQPEGDAFTATATLPVAGVEVSLDLSGVIDFAAERKRLAKDLAAAEKEKAQANAKLGNEAFLAKAPDNVVDKIRGRLAKADEDIARIQAQLERLPQA; this is translated from the coding sequence GTGACCGAGAACTCTCAGCAGCCGCAGCCCGCACCCACCACCGAACTGCCGACCCAGTACGCGCCGGCCGAGGTAGAGGGGAAGCTGTACGAGCGCTGGGTAGAACGGGGTTACTTCGAGGCCGACGCCAAGAGCGAGAAGCCTCCGTACACCGTCGTCATCCCCCCGCCGAACGTCACCGGCAGCCTGCACCTCGGGCACGCCTTCGAGCACACGCTCATCGACGCCCTGACCCGCCGCAAGCGCATGCAGGGGTACGAGACGCTGTGGCAGCCCGGCATGGACCACGCCGGCATCGCCACGCAGAACGTCGTCGAGCGGGAGCTGGCCAAGGAGGGCAAGTCCCGGCACGACCTGGGCCGTGAGGCGTTCGTCGAGCGCGTCTGGCAGTGGAAGGGCGAGTCCGGAGGCCAGATCAGCGGGCAGATGCGCCGCCTCGGCGACGCGGTCGCCTGGTCCCGTGAGCGCTTCACGATGGACGAGGGCCTCTCGCAGGCCGTCCAGACCATCTTCAAGCGGCTCTACGACGACGAGCTGATCTACCGCGCCGAGCGCATCATCAACTGGTGCCCCCGCTGCCTGACCGCGATCTCCGACATCGAGGTCGAGTACCAGGACGACGACGGCGAGCTGGTCTCCATGAAGTACGGGGAGGGGGACGACACCATCGTCGTCGCCACCACCCGCGCGGAGACGATGCTCGGTGACACGGCCGTCGCCGTCCACCCCGAGGACGAGCGGTACAAGCACCTGATCGGCAAGCTCATCAGGCTGCCGCTCACCGACCGCTCGATCCCCGTCGTCGCCGACGAGCACGTCGACCCCGAGTTCGGCACCGGCGCCGTCAAGGTGACGCCCGCCCACGACCCGAACGACTTCGAGATCGGCCGGCGCCACGACCTGCCCGCCATCGCGGTCATGGACGAGCACGCCGTCATCACCGCCCACGGCCCCTTCCAGGGTCTGGACCGCCTCGAGGCCCGCTCCGCCATCGTCGCCGCGCTGCGCGCCGACGGCCGGATCGTCGCCGAGAAGCGGCCCTACGTCCACAGCGTCGGCCACTGCTCGCGCTGCAAGACCACCATCGAGCCGCGCCTGTCCATGCAGTGGTGGGTCAAGGTCGGCCCGCTGGCCAAGGCGGCCGGCGACGCGGTCCGCGACGGCAAGGTCAAGATCCATCCGCAGGAGATGGAGAAGCGGTACTTCGACTGGGTCGACAACCTCCACGACTGGTGCATCTCGCGCCAGCTGTGGTGGGGCCACCGCATCCCCGTCTGGTACGGGCCGAACGGCGAGGTCGTCTGCGTCGGCCCCGACGACGAGGCGCCGAGCGGCGAGGGCTGGACGCAGGACAACGACGTGCTCGACACGTGGTTCTCCTCCGGCCTGTGGCCCTTCTCCACGCTCGGCTGGCCGGAGCAGACCGAGTCGCTCGCGAAGTTCTACCCGAACTCCGTCCTGGTCACCGGCTACGACATCCTCTTCTTCTGGGTCGCCCGGATGATGATGTTCGGCCTCTACGCGATGGACGGCACCCCGCCGTTCCACACCATCGCCCTGCACGGCATGGTCCGTGACCAGAACGGCAAGAAGATGTCGAAGTCCTTCGGGAACGTCGTCAACCCGCTGGACTGGATGGACAAGTACGGCTCCGACGCGCTCCGCTTCACCCTCGCGCGCGGTGCCAACCCGGGCACCGACGTCCCGATCGGCGAGGACTGGGTCCAGGGCTCCCGGAACTTCGCCAACAAGATCTGGAACGCCACCCGCTTCGCGCTGATGAACGGCGCGACGGTCGAGGGCCCGCTGCCGGACGCGTCCGCCATGTCCTCGACCGACCGGTGGATCCTCTCCCGCCTCAACACGATCGTCGCCGAGGTCGACGCGTACTACGAGGACTACCAGTTCGCGAAGCTCTCCGACGCCCTGTTCCACTTCGCCTGGGACGAGGTCTTCGACTGGTACGTCGAGCTGTCCAAGACCACCTTCCAGGCGGGCGGCGAGGCGGCCGAGGTCTCCAAGCGCGTCCTGGGCGAGGTCCTGGACGTCACGCTGCGCCTCCTCCACCCGGTCGTCCCCTTCGTCACCGAGACGCTGTGGACGACGCTCACCGGCGGTGAGTCGGTCGTCATCGCCGACTGGCCCGCCGCTGTGTCTGTTCCCGGGGCTGACGCCCCGGGGGGCTTCCGGGACGCGGACGCCGAGCGGGAGATCGAGACCGTCCAGTCGGTGATCACCGAGGTCCGCCGCTTCCGCGCCGACCAGGGCCTCCAGCCCGGCCAGCGGGTCCCGGCCCGGCTGACGCTCGCGGGCAGCCCCCTCGCGGCCCACGAGGCGGCCGTCCGCCAGCTGCTGCGCCTCCAGCCGGAGGGCGACGCCTTCACGGCGACGGCCACGCTCCCGGTCGCGGGCGTCGAGGTCTCCCTCGACCTCTCCGGCGTGATCGACTTCGCCGCCGAGCGCAAGCGCCTCGCGAAGGACCTCGCCGCCGCCGAGAAGGAGAAGGCCCAGGCCAACGCCAAGCTCGGCAACGAGGCGTTCCTGGCCAAGGCCCCGGACAACGTGGTCGACAAGATCCGCGGCCGCCTGGCCAAGGCGGACGAGGACATCGCCCGCATCCAGGCCCAGCTGGAGCGGCTGCCGCAGGCGTAG